The nucleotide window CTGTTGTGATTGTGGTTATAAGACTGTTAGCGTAAGTGTTGAGCTTCTAGGGGTAGTGAAAGCGCTGATAAATCGAGGTTTTAAGGTGTCTTATGCTAATTGCAATACTCATAAGGACCAAGATGGTAGTGGTAAATTTACACAAATGTGTATTGATTTAGGAGCTGACTATCCACAGGCATTATTTGATGAATTGCCACCTGACTGGATTGTTACTGATTCTTATCCAGTTATAGATAATGAAATATTGGAACCACCATTTACGGTTCTCAACTGTGTTTGCGAACATCCACCTAGTGAATGTGACCCTGAAAGCATAGACTTTGCCAAAGAAGTCACTATAAGCAATCTTGAATTATGGCTTGAAAGCAAAGACCCTGAAGCTTGTAAAGCTATATTTAGGCTTGCAGGCTGTAACTAACCAAAAGACCCTACGGGCTAATATAAGCATTGTAGGGTCTAAATTTGCAAGAAAAGCTTCCTTATTCTCCATAGCTAAGCCTATGCCTAGTTTGACACGGGTAGTAGTTTTGCTAACGCCGTTTTTTCGATTGACGATGGCAATGATTTATGCATTCGATTTGGTTCCTACTTTCATTTTTTGAATAAAAAGAGCCAGTCATATGGACTAACTCCTTTTCTAAAAGATTTTATATGTTCAAATATTATGCTTGGGAATCAAGACGCAATCTAAGCGTATTAATAGCACGATATCTATTTAATGCTTCTATTTCACTATAAACATCTAGGGTATTGCTGACATCTTCAATGGTTACAGCTAATGCATATGGAATATCCAAATTCTCTTCATCCCAACGTGAAAATAGTTCAAGCCAAATTTGCCAATCACCAGCTTCAAACCTTGAAAACAGTTTTGTGAACTGGTGACAAACATCCCATTTTTGTCTTCCTACTTTAAAATCTTGTTGAACTGGTTTTAAACGTCCATCAGAGCTGCTCTTTTTTAATGATGCTCTTATATATGCCCCTAAATATTCTGTTCCTTTTGTTCTATCAACAGGTGGCATCGAAATACATGTTACTGTAACTTTTGCAACATTTCTGCCAACCTGAGCAGCTAAAATTTCAGGCATATAAATTGTTACACGTTCTTTAGTAACCTTATTTAAAGTCCCTGTTCTCACAAATGTTACTTTGGAAGGAGAAGAATATTTGCTTTCATCTATGTTCGATAAACCTCTACCGTATAAATTATGGGCATATTCCAACTCTTCATCTGTAATACTATCCTCATCCCAAATAGGCATAGCATTGTGATATAATAAGGTTTTTGCCAATAGGATATCTTGGTTAGGGATAATTTCTAATATCTCTGCAAAGTCTCCTGCTACAACAGGAGCAGTAAAACTTGTTCCAGCATCTGGCGTCAATTT belongs to Proteiniborus ethanoligenes and includes:
- a CDS encoding AAA family ATPase, whose product is MIAIVNRKNGVSKTTTRVKLGIGLAMENKEAFLANLDPTMLILARRVFWLVTACKPKYSFTSFRVFAFKP